One Borreliella chilensis DNA window includes the following coding sequences:
- the eno gene encoding enolase (catalyzes the formation of phosphoenolpyruvate from 2-phospho-D-glycerate in glycolysis) codes for MGFHIYEIKARQIIDSRGNPTVEADVILEDGTCGRSAVPSGASTGINEAVELRDGDKSVYMGKGVLKAIENIKNIIAPELEGMSALNQVAIDRKMIELDGTPTKEKLGANAILAVSMATAKAAAKYLGLKAYQYLGAYKANILPTPMCNIINGGAHSDNSVDFQEFMIIPIGAKTFSQAIRMAAEVFHTLKSILSSKGYATSVGDEGGFAPNLKSNEEACEVIIEAIKKAGYEPGKDIAIALDPATSELYDPKTKKYVLKWSTKEELTSEQMVEYWSKWVEKYPIISIEDGMAEEDWDGWKKLTDKIGNKIQLVGDDLFVTNTSFLKKGIEMGVANSILIKVNQIGTLTETFEAVEMAKKAGYTAIVSHRSGETEDTTIADLVVALGTGQIKTGSLSRTDRIAKYNQLIRIEEELETTAEYHGKNVFYSIKQK; via the coding sequence ATGGGTTTTCATATTTATGAAATCAAAGCCAGACAAATTATTGATTCCAGGGGGAATCCAACAGTTGAAGCTGATGTCATTTTAGAAGATGGAACTTGCGGAAGATCTGCTGTACCATCAGGTGCATCAACAGGAATTAATGAGGCTGTTGAACTTAGAGACGGCGATAAGTCTGTATATATGGGAAAAGGGGTTTTAAAAGCAATTGAAAATATAAAAAACATAATTGCCCCAGAACTTGAAGGTATGAGCGCCTTAAATCAGGTTGCAATCGACAGAAAAATGATCGAACTTGATGGCACCCCTACAAAAGAAAAGCTTGGTGCTAATGCAATCTTAGCAGTTTCAATGGCTACAGCTAAAGCTGCTGCAAAATACCTTGGACTTAAGGCTTATCAATATCTTGGAGCATACAAAGCTAACATTTTGCCTACACCCATGTGCAATATTATTAATGGCGGTGCACATTCTGACAACTCTGTTGACTTTCAGGAATTCATGATAATTCCAATAGGAGCGAAAACTTTCAGTCAAGCAATAAGAATGGCAGCAGAGGTTTTCCATACACTAAAAAGCATTCTAAGTAGCAAGGGATATGCAACTTCTGTTGGAGATGAAGGGGGATTTGCTCCAAATTTAAAATCAAATGAAGAAGCTTGCGAAGTGATTATAGAGGCAATAAAAAAAGCTGGGTATGAACCTGGTAAAGATATAGCAATAGCTCTTGATCCGGCAACATCTGAGCTTTATGATCCAAAAACAAAAAAATATGTACTTAAATGGTCAACAAAAGAAGAACTTACTTCTGAACAAATGGTTGAGTATTGGTCAAAATGGGTAGAAAAATATCCAATTATTTCAATTGAAGATGGCATGGCCGAAGAAGATTGGGATGGATGGAAAAAACTTACAGATAAAATTGGAAACAAAATACAACTTGTTGGTGACGATTTATTTGTAACAAATACTTCATTCCTTAAAAAAGGAATTGAGATGGGAGTTGCTAATTCAATTCTTATCAAGGTCAATCAAATTGGAACACTAACAGAAACATTTGAAGCTGTTGAAATGGCTAAAAAAGCGGGGTATACAGCAATAGTATCTCACAGATCGGGAGAAACAGAAGACACAACAATAGCTGATCTTGTAGTAGCTCTTGGAACAGGACAAATCAAAACCGGTTCACTTTCAAGAACAGACAGAATAGCAAAATACAACCAACTCATAAGAATAGAAGAAGAATTGGAAACAACTGCTGAATACCATGGTAAAAACGTATTTTATTCAATTAAACAAAAGTAA
- a CDS encoding 30S ribosomal protein S9 — protein MKKSNFSNVNLSMGTGRRKSSVARVYIREGSGKIKVNNRDFDSYIQLENLRTMALSPLVLTNTIGRYDLYINVYGGGISGQSGAIRHGISRALFELDESNKMILRSNGFLTRDSRKVERKKFGQKKARKSFQFSKR, from the coding sequence ATGAAAAAATCAAATTTTAGCAATGTTAATTTATCAATGGGAACTGGTAGGAGAAAATCTTCTGTTGCTAGGGTTTACATTAGGGAAGGTAGTGGCAAGATCAAAGTAAATAATAGAGACTTTGATTCTTATATCCAACTTGAAAATTTAAGAACAATGGCACTCTCTCCGTTAGTTTTGACAAATACGATTGGGAGATATGATCTATATATTAATGTTTATGGGGGAGGAATTTCAGGTCAATCGGGAGCAATAAGGCACGGCATCTCAAGGGCTCTTTTTGAACTTGATGAATCTAATAAGATGATTTTGAGGTCTAATGGATTTTTAACAAGAGATTCAAGAAAAGTTGAACGTAAAAAGTTCGGGCAGAAAAAAGCGCGAAAAAGTTTTCAATTTTCCAAAAGATAA
- a CDS encoding 50S ribosomal protein L13, whose protein sequence is MSKITNNDTIWVKPKTVEKKWYVIDAADKILGKVAVDVVRILRGKHKAYYTPHQDLGDNVIIINASKVRLTGKKYQQKLYYRHSRYPGGLYSDTFRTLSEKKPCAPLEIAIKGMLPKGPLGRDLFRNLKVFSGSEHTLKAQNPVKLEVNLREVK, encoded by the coding sequence ATGAGTAAAATAACCAATAATGATACGATTTGGGTCAAGCCAAAGACTGTTGAGAAAAAATGGTATGTAATTGATGCGGCAGATAAAATTTTAGGTAAAGTTGCTGTGGATGTTGTTAGAATTTTAAGAGGCAAGCATAAAGCTTATTATACTCCTCATCAAGATTTAGGGGACAATGTTATTATTATTAATGCTTCTAAGGTTAGGCTTACGGGTAAAAAATATCAACAAAAACTTTATTATAGGCATTCAAGATATCCAGGAGGTCTTTATTCTGATACTTTTAGAACATTGTCAGAAAAAAAGCCCTGCGCTCCTCTTGAAATTGCTATTAAAGGCATGTTACCAAAAGGTCCTTTAGGTCGTGATCTTTTTAGAAATTTAAAAGTCTTTTCTGGTTCAGAGCATACTCTTAAAGCTCAAAATCCTGTGAAACTGGAAGTTAATTTAAGAGAGGTAAAATGA
- a CDS encoding glutamyl-tRNA amidotransferase produces the protein MEYKLVIGLEIHVQLGLKTKAFCGCKNEFGGVPNSRICPICLGLPGALPSVNVELINSAILAGHATNSKIKHIIKFDRKHYYYPDLPKGYQISQNDKPICEGGSLLIETPSGFKKINITRIHMEEDSGKSLHLLDIENQSYIDFNRSGAPLLEIVSAPDINNGDEAVAFLSSLREIFKYLDLSECNMENGSFRCDVNVNLIVKECGVEYKTPIAEIKNLNSFKSIKTAIEYEELRQQEEWVQFRKTLDSCGKHTRGFDDKSGITVIQRDKETVSDYRYFQEPDIPLIEIDDSYISNIKNLKLIELPFDARVRLKNQYGLSDFDVITLTSDKHLLRYFEDAVLDASDPKKVANWILSEVLSVLNDKGISVLEFNLPPSHIAELVEFVVAGKISGKMAKKVFSEMMSRKVSAAVVISESQLEQISDKVVIRQIVLEVLSENPKSIELYKKGKDHAIKFMMGQIMKKSLGKINPILANEILLESLANV, from the coding sequence ATGGAATATAAATTAGTTATTGGATTAGAAATTCATGTTCAGCTAGGTTTAAAAACAAAGGCTTTTTGTGGGTGCAAGAATGAGTTTGGGGGAGTTCCTAACTCTCGTATTTGTCCAATTTGTCTTGGGTTGCCCGGTGCATTACCAAGTGTGAACGTAGAGCTTATTAATAGTGCAATTTTAGCAGGGCATGCCACAAATTCAAAAATCAAACATATTATTAAATTTGATAGAAAACATTATTATTATCCAGATTTACCAAAAGGCTATCAAATCTCGCAAAATGATAAGCCTATTTGTGAGGGGGGAAGCTTATTGATTGAAACCCCTTCTGGGTTTAAAAAGATTAATATTACTAGAATTCATATGGAAGAAGATTCGGGTAAAAGTTTGCATTTGTTGGATATTGAAAATCAAAGTTATATTGATTTTAATCGCTCTGGTGCTCCTTTGCTTGAGATCGTTTCTGCTCCAGACATTAACAATGGTGATGAGGCAGTTGCTTTTTTAAGCTCTTTAAGGGAGATCTTTAAGTATCTTGATTTGTCAGAATGTAATATGGAAAATGGTTCTTTTAGGTGTGATGTAAATGTCAATTTAATTGTTAAAGAGTGTGGTGTTGAGTATAAAACTCCCATAGCTGAAATAAAAAATTTGAACTCTTTTAAATCTATTAAAACTGCTATTGAATATGAAGAATTAAGACAGCAAGAGGAATGGGTTCAATTTAGGAAAACCCTTGATAGTTGTGGTAAGCATACTAGAGGATTTGATGATAAAAGTGGAATAACAGTAATTCAAAGAGATAAAGAGACCGTATCTGATTATCGTTATTTCCAAGAACCCGATATACCCTTAATAGAAATTGATGATTCTTATATTAGTAATATTAAGAATTTAAAGTTAATTGAGCTTCCATTTGATGCAAGGGTTAGACTTAAAAATCAATATGGGCTAAGCGATTTTGATGTTATTACTTTAACATCAGATAAACATTTACTTAGATATTTTGAAGATGCTGTTCTTGATGCAAGCGATCCTAAAAAAGTAGCCAATTGGATATTATCTGAAGTTTTAAGTGTTCTCAATGATAAAGGAATTAGTGTTCTTGAATTTAATTTGCCGCCAAGTCATATTGCAGAACTTGTTGAATTTGTTGTTGCTGGTAAAATAAGCGGTAAAATGGCAAAAAAGGTATTTTCAGAGATGATGTCTAGAAAAGTGTCTGCTGCTGTTGTTATAAGTGAAAGTCAATTAGAACAAATAAGTGATAAAGTTGTTATTAGACAAATTGTGCTTGAAGTTTTAAGTGAAAATCCCAAGTCAATTGAACTTTATAAAAAGGGCAAAGATCATGCTATTAAATTTATGATGGGGCAAATAATGAAAAAATCTTTGGGTAAGATTAATCCTATTCTTGCAAATGAAATTCTTTTAGAAAGTTTAGCAAATGTATGA
- a CDS encoding glutamyl-tRNA amidotransferase: MDLSNLTLTKIQELVLTKKCKIYDILLAYKKNYELNKDINGYIEFFDDSLEIAKKYDDCFENCELVDLPLIGMLIAVKDNISIQDKSLTCASEILKGYISPYDSTVIKRLKDKGAILIGRTNMDEFAMGSTCEFSCYGATLNPLNREYVIGGSSGGSAAVVASFQAPFSLGSDTGGSVRLPASFSGILGFKPSYGGLSRYGLASYASSFDQIGFFSHSIEDIALILKHTCGADKMDSTSVDIFDNFYPLKIESLQGKNLAVIKELSEDLMDKSVASSFAKFKFDLLSKGINIKEVSIEEINFILSIYYTISPVEASSNLARYTGLCYGKRISENLSLNDFYFKHRSDFLSEEVKRRIVLGNYLLSEGYDSKYYSKACEILQNLIIPKFNKLFESCDFIITPTSFIKPFKIGLDFDDPVKMYYSDICTVIANLIGAPAISIPYSKDNEGLSIGMQIIGGIKKDFELLSFSKNVVRELGLNGI; the protein is encoded by the coding sequence TTGGACTTAAGCAATTTAACTTTAACCAAAATTCAAGAATTAGTTTTAACTAAAAAATGTAAAATTTATGATATTTTGCTTGCTTATAAAAAAAATTATGAATTAAATAAAGATATTAATGGTTACATTGAATTTTTTGATGATTCTTTAGAAATTGCAAAAAAGTATGATGATTGTTTTGAAAATTGTGAGTTAGTAGATTTACCTTTAATTGGTATGCTTATTGCCGTTAAAGATAATATTTCAATTCAAGACAAGTCTTTAACTTGTGCTTCTGAAATTTTAAAAGGCTATATTTCTCCTTATGATTCTACTGTGATCAAAAGACTTAAAGATAAAGGAGCAATTTTAATTGGTAGAACCAATATGGATGAATTCGCCATGGGTTCTACTTGTGAATTTTCTTGTTATGGTGCAACTTTAAATCCTTTAAATAGAGAATATGTTATAGGGGGTAGTTCCGGAGGTTCTGCAGCTGTAGTTGCGTCTTTTCAAGCGCCTTTTTCGCTTGGCAGCGATACTGGGGGTTCTGTTAGACTTCCTGCGTCTTTTTCAGGAATTTTGGGCTTTAAACCTTCTTATGGAGGCTTGTCTCGTTATGGGCTTGCATCTTATGCTTCGTCTTTTGATCAAATAGGATTTTTTTCTCATTCTATTGAAGACATTGCTTTAATTTTAAAGCATACCTGTGGGGCTGATAAGATGGATTCTACTAGTGTGGACATTTTTGATAATTTTTATCCTTTAAAAATTGAGTCTTTGCAAGGTAAAAATTTAGCTGTAATTAAAGAACTTAGCGAAGATTTAATGGACAAAAGTGTTGCAAGTAGTTTTGCTAAATTTAAATTTGATCTTTTGTCAAAAGGTATTAATATAAAAGAAGTTTCAATAGAAGAGATTAATTTTATTTTATCAATTTATTATACAATTTCGCCTGTTGAAGCATCTTCCAATCTTGCTCGTTATACCGGACTTTGTTATGGTAAGAGAATCTCAGAAAATTTAAGTCTTAATGATTTTTATTTTAAACATAGGAGTGATTTCTTGTCAGAAGAAGTTAAAAGACGTATTGTTCTTGGAAATTATTTATTGTCAGAAGGTTATGATTCTAAATATTATTCAAAAGCTTGTGAAATTCTGCAAAATTTAATTATTCCCAAATTTAACAAGCTTTTTGAAAGTTGTGATTTTATTATTACTCCAACAAGTTTTATAAAGCCTTTTAAAATTGGTTTAGATTTTGATGATCCTGTTAAAATGTATTATTCAGATATTTGTACTGTTATTGCAAATCTTATTGGAGCTCCTGCTATTTCGATTCCGTATTCTAAGGATAACGAAGGATTGTCAATTGGGATGCAAATAATTGGGGGTATTAAGAAAGATTTTGAACTTTTAAGTTTTTCAAAAAATGTTGTTAGGGAATTGGGATTGAATGGAATATAA
- a CDS encoding glutamyl-tRNA amidotransferase yields the protein MEDIHLENSLKLSLVTLSKEGENKFISKFEKVIRLVNGISNFEVQVNFNANKRNISTLREDKVTFSLPIGSIKKLSNSFLDGYFSSPKILE from the coding sequence TTGGAAGATATACATTTGGAGAACAGCTTAAAACTAAGTTTGGTGACACTTAGCAAAGAAGGTGAAAATAAGTTCATTTCAAAATTTGAGAAAGTTATTAGGCTGGTTAATGGAATTTCAAATTTTGAAGTTCAAGTTAATTTTAATGCTAATAAGAGAAATATTTCTACATTGCGTGAAGATAAAGTAACATTTTCTCTTCCAATTGGATCAATTAAAAAACTTAGTAATTCATTTTTAGATGGATATTTTTCATCTCCTAAAATATTAGAATAA
- a CDS encoding DNA helicase — MDKIKNFFSSLNSFQEKIVFNESKNPILVLAGPGSGKTRIIIAKIAYLIKHMNINPNEILALTFTNKAANEMNDRINDLLKFDKKLHIQTFHSFGSWLLRIYYKDFDKNYDSNFTIWDANDVARFIKQIDLAPNLEMAKHIAALILKDKENFFLEKFIESNEKRYEYIKIYEEEKSKSNAFDFADLIIKPILMLRQSKLLKESVQSKFKVIFVDEYQDTNYSQFLFLKELYLDGMYFMVVGDEDQSIYSFRGARIENILEFEKTFSNVIKFYLVQNYRSNSNIVGIANEVISKNKNRYEKKITTQNSSGKRMKFLVFQSTPDEAEYFSNLLVNNNIETAILYRFNSQSFHFETSFLKKNIPYKVLGSIRFYDREEIKDIICLLRLIINKKDKIAFLRMINKPSRGIGKTTLDKIISVLNDTDVNFNLISASKKTLCLLKNRAKESLLFFLNIYDELNKKLFKDSYINLSAFIEDVAIKFGLLDYYKKFDKDEKLRNIDELINSGIEYSGTFEGLAIFLENSSLSPMISGDFKSNVLLSSIHGVKGLEFDRVVISGLEKGLLPAEIEELTEDRLEEERRLFYVAITRAKSELIITLNLRRAFRGSFKSTALSVFFQDLDKDSYDIIFIPEYLKENFNNFFIDNKRDIRFNIGDYIIYNGDRGIVVDSWYQDNLQFIKISLRNGKKAILSPDYMKRVVKV, encoded by the coding sequence ATGGATAAAATAAAAAATTTTTTCTCTAGCTTAAATTCTTTTCAAGAGAAAATTGTTTTTAATGAAAGTAAAAATCCAATTCTTGTTTTAGCAGGACCTGGAAGTGGTAAAACAAGAATTATAATTGCAAAAATTGCATACTTAATCAAACATATGAATATAAATCCTAATGAAATCTTGGCTCTAACTTTTACCAATAAAGCTGCAAATGAAATGAATGACAGAATAAATGATCTTTTAAAATTTGACAAGAAGCTTCATATTCAAACTTTTCATTCTTTTGGGTCTTGGCTTTTGAGAATTTACTATAAGGATTTTGATAAAAATTATGATTCAAATTTTACAATTTGGGATGCTAATGATGTTGCTAGATTTATCAAACAAATTGATCTTGCCCCGAATCTTGAAATGGCAAAACATATTGCAGCTTTGATTTTAAAAGACAAAGAAAATTTTTTTTTAGAAAAATTTATTGAATCAAACGAAAAAAGATATGAGTATATCAAAATTTATGAAGAAGAGAAGTCTAAGAGTAATGCTTTTGATTTTGCAGATCTTATTATCAAACCTATACTAATGCTGAGACAGTCTAAATTGCTAAAAGAATCTGTTCAGTCCAAATTTAAAGTTATTTTTGTTGATGAATATCAAGATACAAATTATTCTCAATTTTTATTTTTGAAAGAACTTTATTTAGATGGTATGTATTTTATGGTTGTAGGAGATGAGGATCAGTCGATATATTCTTTTAGAGGAGCTAGAATTGAAAATATTCTTGAATTTGAAAAAACTTTTTCTAATGTTATTAAATTTTATTTAGTACAAAATTATCGTTCAAATTCAAATATAGTTGGTATTGCAAATGAAGTTATCTCAAAAAATAAAAATAGATATGAAAAAAAAATAACGACTCAAAATAGTTCTGGTAAAAGAATGAAATTTTTAGTTTTTCAAAGCACACCAGATGAAGCTGAATATTTTTCGAACTTGCTTGTTAACAATAACATTGAAACGGCAATACTTTATAGATTTAATTCTCAATCTTTTCATTTTGAAACATCTTTTTTAAAGAAAAATATCCCATATAAGGTTTTAGGATCAATTAGATTTTATGATAGAGAAGAAATAAAGGATATTATTTGTTTACTTAGGCTGATTATAAACAAGAAAGATAAAATAGCTTTTTTAAGAATGATAAACAAGCCTTCTAGAGGAATTGGGAAAACTACTCTGGACAAAATAATTAGTGTTTTAAACGATACCGATGTTAATTTTAATTTGATTTCTGCTAGTAAGAAGACTTTATGTTTGCTTAAAAACAGAGCCAAAGAGTCTCTTTTATTTTTTTTAAATATTTATGATGAATTGAATAAAAAACTTTTTAAAGATAGTTATATTAATTTATCTGCTTTTATTGAAGATGTTGCAATTAAGTTCGGGCTTTTAGATTATTATAAAAAATTTGATAAGGATGAAAAATTAAGAAATATTGATGAACTTATAAATAGTGGAATTGAGTATTCGGGTACTTTTGAAGGTCTTGCGATATTTTTAGAAAATTCTTCACTTTCTCCTATGATTTCTGGAGATTTTAAGTCCAATGTTCTTTTGTCTTCAATCCACGGCGTTAAAGGACTTGAATTTGATAGAGTTGTGATTTCTGGACTTGAGAAAGGTCTTTTGCCAGCTGAAATCGAAGAATTAACAGAAGATAGACTTGAGGAGGAAAGAAGACTTTTTTATGTTGCAATTACAAGAGCTAAATCAGAACTTATTATTACTCTAAATTTAAGAAGAGCTTTTAGAGGTTCTTTTAAAAGCACCGCACTTTCAGTTTTTTTCCAAGATCTTGACAAAGATTCTTATGACATTATCTTTATTCCTGAATATTTAAAAGAAAATTTTAATAATTTTTTTATTGATAATAAGAGAGATATTAGATTTAATATTGGAGACTATATAATTTATAATGGAGATAGGGGGATTGTCGTTGATAGTTGGTACCAGGACAACTTGCAGTTTATTAAAATTAGTTTAAGAAATGGTAAAAAGGCAATTTTGAGTCCTGATTATATGAAAAGAGTGGTGAAAGTTTAG
- a CDS encoding membrane protein, with protein MEENDFIKFGSYLRKVRNGKNLTLEMIADDIKISIKYLKALEDSNIEIFPNEVLAVGFLRTYSEYLDIDPRFISTLFKDYKRRLNNSYIGIRSEDKISNSGFLGNNKVSDKKLNFFSFESFGVAKILLGIIGVVLLVLVVFAFKEMEGYFRKFFRLSQDEKMILNIHEVSFDKQNFWNVSLKEGDFLSLTHGDNISKYRVSFVSDNLAMIDESKKSENIFNLGEFKEINLDDNIRVKIIYENYSYDKSKIAHVSLESFALNVKYVSETNIDNRFNILNWQFDVKGTEKLPSSNYLTLYSTQKLSNVDLKIDFLNDTFFRYADENNLHGKSFFASKGIPINLVFEKSLILFFSRLSDVNIILNERDITPFLKEQGKEIFAVQFFWVKTPSGFDLKVSEVY; from the coding sequence ATGGAAGAAAATGATTTTATTAAATTTGGGAGTTATTTGAGAAAGGTTAGGAATGGCAAAAATTTGACTCTTGAAATGATAGCTGATGATATTAAAATTTCTATTAAGTATCTAAAAGCCCTTGAAGATTCTAATATTGAAATTTTTCCTAATGAAGTTTTGGCTGTCGGATTTTTGAGAACTTATAGCGAATATTTAGATATTGATCCTAGATTTATATCAACACTTTTCAAAGATTATAAAAGAAGGCTTAATAATAGCTATATTGGCATTAGATCTGAGGATAAAATATCAAATTCAGGGTTTTTAGGCAATAATAAAGTTTCAGATAAAAAGTTAAACTTTTTTAGTTTTGAGTCTTTTGGTGTGGCAAAAATCCTGTTAGGGATTATTGGTGTTGTTTTATTAGTATTGGTTGTTTTTGCTTTTAAAGAGATGGAGGGATATTTTAGGAAATTTTTTAGACTTAGTCAGGATGAGAAAATGATTTTAAATATTCATGAAGTGTCTTTTGATAAACAGAATTTTTGGAATGTTTCTCTTAAAGAGGGGGATTTTTTATCCTTAACGCATGGTGACAATATTTCAAAATATAGAGTGTCTTTTGTTAGTGATAATTTAGCTATGATTGATGAGTCTAAAAAAAGTGAAAATATTTTTAATTTGGGAGAGTTTAAAGAGATAAATCTTGATGATAATATTAGAGTCAAGATTATTTATGAGAATTATTCTTATGATAAGTCAAAAATAGCTCATGTAAGTTTAGAGTCTTTTGCTTTAAATGTTAAATATGTATCTGAAACTAATATTGACAATAGATTTAATATTTTAAATTGGCAGTTTGATGTTAAGGGTACTGAAAAGTTACCAAGTAGTAATTATCTTACACTATATTCTACTCAAAAACTTTCAAATGTTGATTTAAAAATCGATTTTCTAAATGATACATTTTTTAGATATGCTGATGAGAACAATCTTCACGGTAAGTCTTTTTTTGCATCGAAAGGTATTCCTATTAATCTAGTTTTTGAAAAGTCTTTGATACTATTTTTTTCAAGACTTTCTGATGTTAACATTATTCTCAATGAGAGAGACATTACCCCTTTTCTAAAAGAGCAAGGAAAAGAAATTTTTGCTGTTCAATTTTTTTGGGTAAAGACACCTTCAGGATTTGATCTTAAGGTTTCTGAAGTTTATTAG
- a CDS encoding export chaperone: MIKIILLLVLYPIGMFAQISANQYFEGIYSKYQNIEDMQATINLTLKGLKQTGVLLYKFPDKFIVNLDSNNQVFVSDGEVLTVYVPSLGTSFNQQLIKGSSGGGLMKVLNSEYSVSYTNSPNLEALDSSEPGKFIKLTFSRKLYKGAATINSFIIAFTPDGIIRRISAYPTSGGREIVIDFNAVKFNVGILDSKFKYDPPKSSNKVDNFLYDIKKN, encoded by the coding sequence ATGATAAAAATAATACTTTTATTGGTTTTGTATCCTATTGGCATGTTTGCTCAAATATCTGCAAATCAATACTTTGAGGGAATTTATTCTAAATATCAAAATATAGAGGATATGCAAGCAACAATTAACCTCACTTTAAAGGGGTTAAAGCAAACAGGTGTTTTGCTTTATAAGTTTCCAGACAAGTTTATTGTTAATTTAGACTCAAATAATCAAGTTTTTGTAAGTGATGGTGAAGTTTTGACAGTTTATGTTCCATCCCTTGGTACTTCGTTTAATCAGCAATTAATAAAAGGTAGCAGTGGGGGAGGACTTATGAAAGTTTTAAATAGCGAGTACAGCGTGTCTTATACCAACTCCCCAAATTTAGAAGCTCTCGATTCATCTGAGCCTGGCAAATTTATTAAATTAACCTTTTCTAGAAAGCTTTACAAGGGGGCTGCTACTATTAATTCTTTTATTATTGCTTTTACTCCTGATGGAATAATTAGAAGAATTTCTGCTTATCCTACTAGTGGTGGGCGTGAAATAGTTATTGATTTTAACGCTGTGAAGTTTAATGTTGGAATTCTTGATAGTAAATTTAAGTATGATCCTCCAAAATCTTCAAATAAGGTAGATAATTTTTTGTATGATATTAAAAAAAATTAA
- a CDS encoding ferrous iron transporter A: MSLNYVEINNLIKEIPFVNSYIKKIIQPDYKNLILEIYNKIDNKNIKILICLNPNTTRFHITKKKFKKNALKLRFSDFLKSKIQNGKILKACQMKNERIISLEILKKDIIILFIKLWPSSPNIIATNPNFKILDAYYRRPKIKEITGEIFLKAKEIYESNKMSDKKIMGLKEGYNNINHTSYSEFLEDYYESLSNKIKETNIKELLIEKYKKELIVLEKRIESLKQQIKLIKNIENEKEKGELILSNIHKIQKGIKEISLLNYKEEKIKISLNQSLSPKENALQYFKAYKKGKNSFKTVQNQLKENIDKFDSIQSKITMIKTTNFIPKEEHIQTETTIKKKEKTPKIGLHFVYYGFEIIVGRNAKENDELLRRYVKGNDYWLHTRDYPGAYVFIKNQKNKTPCLNVLLAAGNLCVFYTKLAKKLRKADLYYTQVKNLRRVKNGKLGLVIPKAEKNLYIKLDENLIKKLKNQT; the protein is encoded by the coding sequence ATGTCTTTGAATTACGTTGAAATAAATAATTTGATTAAAGAAATCCCTTTTGTAAACTCCTACATAAAAAAAATAATACAACCTGATTATAAAAACTTGATTTTAGAGATTTATAATAAAATTGATAATAAAAATATTAAAATATTAATCTGTTTAAATCCCAACACAACTAGATTTCATATAACAAAAAAAAAATTCAAAAAGAATGCTTTAAAATTAAGATTTTCTGATTTTTTAAAATCAAAAATTCAAAACGGAAAAATTCTAAAAGCTTGCCAAATGAAAAATGAAAGAATCATTTCTCTTGAAATTCTAAAAAAAGACATAATTATCTTATTTATTAAATTGTGGCCATCATCTCCTAATATAATAGCTACAAATCCAAACTTCAAAATACTAGATGCATACTACAGAAGACCAAAAATAAAAGAAATAACTGGCGAAATCTTTTTAAAAGCTAAAGAAATATATGAAAGCAATAAAATGTCTGATAAAAAAATCATGGGTCTAAAAGAAGGATATAATAATATCAACCATACATCTTATTCTGAATTTCTTGAAGATTACTACGAGTCACTCAGTAACAAAATTAAAGAAACCAATATAAAAGAATTGCTTATTGAAAAATATAAAAAAGAACTAATTGTTTTAGAGAAAAGAATAGAATCTTTAAAACAACAAATAAAACTGATTAAAAACATTGAAAATGAAAAGGAAAAAGGTGAGCTGATTTTATCAAATATTCACAAAATACAAAAAGGAATTAAAGAAATCAGTCTCTTGAATTATAAAGAAGAAAAAATAAAAATATCATTAAACCAATCATTATCACCCAAAGAAAATGCTTTGCAATATTTTAAAGCATATAAAAAAGGCAAAAATTCTTTTAAAACCGTTCAAAATCAATTAAAAGAAAATATAGACAAATTTGATTCCATTCAATCAAAAATAACCATGATAAAAACCACAAATTTCATTCCAAAAGAAGAACATATTCAAACAGAAACTACTATTAAAAAAAAGGAAAAAACGCCAAAAATAGGTTTACATTTTGTTTATTATGGATTTGAAATTATTGTTGGAAGAAACGCAAAAGAAAATGACGAACTATTAAGACGTTATGTTAAAGGAAATGACTATTGGCTTCATACAAGAGATTATCCTGGAGCTTATGTTTTTATTAAAAATCAAAAAAACAAAACTCCTTGCCTTAATGTTCTTCTGGCTGCTGGCAATTTATGTGTATTTTATACAAAACTAGCAAAAAAATTGAGAAAGGCAGATCTTTACTACACCCAAGTTAAAAATTTAAGAAGAGTTAAAAACGGAAAGCTGGGCCTTGTAATTCCAAAAGCAGAAAAAAATTTATATATTAAGCTAGATGAAAATCTAATAAAAAAATTAAAAAATCAAACTTAA